CAAATTGAAATGTAAAAGTAATTTTGCCTTTCGAGATTCATCGCCCCGTGTTATTTGGAATCGATATAATTCTTTCAATCGATTGTAAATGAACCTCCAGACAAAAATCCTATCATATAAGTTTATTTAGACGTTTTTTTTGATAAAAATGTTTCGAATCGATTTTTTGGTTCTATTAAAACGATTTCGAATTTTCGAATATTCTTACCTATTTGGCACCAATTTTTTTCTCTGAGTTATGATTTAAACGTGCTACTTGAAGCTATATAACAGAGGTTAACATTTTTCACTCAACCAAATAGTTTTGCGATTAAAATTCAAGATACTCAATTGTATAAGCGTCAGTTACTCATTTTAATGGAACGGATCTTTAAAAAAAAATTGTCAAGTTTTGTTTTATCCAGTTTTATGATCCCAAAAAATACGATGACTTCTAAGGAGGTAGTTGGATTTAAAAATGTGAGTCTGGTCTAATTCGATGCGAAAGCGATTGAAGCGTAGAAGAACTCAGTAGAATGTTCTCTACTATAACCAACCCCACAAGTATTTGGATCTCAATATAAATCTGTCGGAATTACGATAAATCCTCTGTAAAATTTACACCTGCAAGTGATTCATAGAGAGCGTTACATGAGTTTTCCCTAATTTTGGGAAGAGGAAAGTCTTGGGGGACTTTTCCCTATCAGAAAAACATACTTTTTGCAAGTAAAAACCTCATTCTTGTCGGAACACTTGAAAAATGTGTGTTCAGCTTTAGAGCCGGTCTCAAAACTACCTATCAAAAAAGTTAAAAGCAATGATAGAGCTTGCGAGATAAAGAGATGCAAGATAATTTTCAGATTTTCTTTCCCAACGAATTAGGATAGCCCTGAATCGATTGTGCCAACTGTTAGTTCTTTCAACGACCCCTCGTCTAGGTTTTCCTTTATATTTACCAATGAGAGGCTTCTCACCTTTTTTCCGAATATGAGATTGAATGTTTCTTCTTTTGATTAAAACTTCTATATCTTTGAAATCATAACCTTTATCTAAACAAAGATGTTTTGGCTTCTTTCTTCTTTTTCCGGAAAATATTAGGATTGAATTCAACGTATCCTTTACACCGTGTTTGTCATGAACGTTAGCTCCAGTCAACGTAATTGCCAAAGGAATTCCATTTCCATCTGTAAGAATATGCCGTTTAACCCTAATTTGGCACGGTCTGTAGGGTTTTTCCCAGTTAAGCTCCCCCTTTGGGAGCTTTAACCATTGCTGAATCCATCGAAGCCCAGTCCCATGCTATCTGATTCTTTACATCATAATATTTTAAAATAGATTTATAAATCTTTTTGAATACTCCTGCTCGTTCCCATTCTTGAAATCTTCTGTGACAAGTTTGGCCAGATCCAAACTCATTCGGAATGGCACGCCACTGACAGCCTGTTTTCATTCGATAGATGATACCTGCCATTACTAATCGTGTTGGTACTCGATTGCGACCTCCTTTCGGATTTACCTTTTCTTTCGGGATCAATGGGGCTATTTGTTTCCAAAGTCCATCCGGTATCTCTGAATAATATTTGTCCATTTCACAAGTAAATAATTACGATTCAAAAGTACAACCAGTTTTGAGACCGGCTCTTAGTTCAATTGTAAAATGTGGTAGTTCCCACAAATCACGTCATATGAACATTCGAACATTTTTCATTGTTCTTAAACGCTTATGAGAGTTCCTACATCCGAGATTTTGAGGCAGATTCTAAATTACTGATCAAATAGAGATTGAATGAATTAATGTGAATTCAACGTAAGAAATTCATAATTCACTTTTCTAAAAAAAATTGGGATCTGAATTTTACAGATGTGGGAACTACCGCAGGTTACGACTTTACGAACAAATTCTAAAATTGTAGGAACTCATACTTTTAGAAAATTCTTTCTTATGCCCTGCTCACGTTAAATCGACTGTAAATTTCTATTTCGTTTTAAAATATAATAAGCCATTATAAAATCCAAAAAAAGGAATTTGGAAATCAAATTTTTACGTAAAATCGTTGTTTTGTGCTTATCACTGAATTCAAAATTCATTTTATAAAAGTTCAAGTTTATTGTAGAATTCTACCTCTTGATCCTGATTTGCAATTTTTATTTTAATGCAGGCTTTTTATAATTGGCCTTAAGGATTCTACTCTTAGGATTTTAGTTGATCTAAGTTCTAAAACTTTCGATGCTGGTTCAGTTCCCAAAAAACGAATTGATTGTGATATTATAATTAAGGTCTATTGAGAATTATGAAAGTAACCGAATCCATGATTGAGAAATTAGGGGTCGAATTCAAAGAATCCGATATTATCTTTGAGGAGAATCAGGAAGCGGAAGAAATGTATCTGATCGTCAACGGAAAAGTCGGAATTCATAAAAAAGTAAAAGAAGCCTATAAACTCCTCGTAGAATTAAAAGAGGGGGATATGTTCGGCGAAATGGCACTGATCGATAGAACTCCTCGAAGCGCAAGAGCGGTTGCAAAAACTGACGTTTCACTCATCGCAATCAATGAAAGTGCATTTTTCAATTTGATACGAACCAATCCCGGCTTTTCCATGAAAATTGTTAAAATTCTTACTTCCAGATTGAGGGAGACCAACAAAACGATCGCTACTCTTTTAAAAGCGGATAAAAAGAATTTAGTAACTTCGGCTTTAATTAATTTTTCCCAAACATACGGAACACAAGATGGTAGTATTTGTAAAATTCCTTTGAATCATTTTATTCGATGGGCGATTCTTAGGGTTGGGTTGGAACACAAGGACCTGGTAAGCGCAATCAATCTATTAGTAAAAGATAAAATGGTGGAACAAAAAAAAGAAGACCCTGCGACCTTAATCCTTCGGGATTCTCTTTTTAAATATACGGTGGATGTTTGAATCTTAAGTCGATCTTATCTAAAACTCGAAAAAGACTTTTTTATCTAGACAATCTTCGTTCCTTTGCTCTTTTAACCGGTCTAGTGTTTCATGTGGCGATCGTTTACGCCGCCGAAATCAAATATCCTCTTAGAAACGAACAAAGATCAGAGATTTTCGACGTCTTTGGTGAATGGGTTCACGTTTTTAGGATGCCTCTTTTTTTCTTTCTTTCGGGATATTTTACGGAGGCGATTTTTAGAACAAAAACTCTGAAAGAGTTTTTAAAGATGAGAATTTTTAGGATTTTTATACCGACACTTGTCGGGATTTTACTTTTTGCACCTATGCAATCCTACGTGTCTCTTTTACAAGCCGGAACGAAAATTTCTTACTTTGATTTTTACTTTAGAATATTCTTAAATTATAATGTTAGACCTTCTCATCTCTGGTTTCTTTATTTTCTGATCTTATTTACGATTCTTCATATTTTGACCCGAAGGATCACACTACCTTTGGCGTTTCTTTTGAATAAGGAGTCAGATCAAAAAAGTTTTATACAAGAATTTAAGACGATCATCGTTTTTACTTTTATTAGTTTTGTAGGTACTTGTATGATCAATTTCTATTTTTTGAAAGATGAATCCTGGTTTGCGATTGAACCGGTAAACTTTGTCTATAATTTCACTTTTTTTCTCTGTGGAAGTTTTTTGATTTCTAAGGAAACTTTTCTTTTGGAACCTCAATTGGATCGTTTTTGGATCTGGACTCCTCTTGCTTTACTTTCGTTCTGGGGATTTTACGAGATCAGTAGGATCGATCCGTTTTGGTCTTACTTTGGTTATACTGGAAATTGGAGAAGGATTTTACACATTTTTTCTAAATGCGCCTCCGGCTGGTTGATGATCCGTCTTTTGATCGGTATATTTCAGAAATTTTTCGACTTTAAAAACGATCGGACTGAATACATGAGGACCGCAAGTCTTCCGATCTATCTTTTACACCATCCCGTTTCTCTTTTAGCCGGTTACTTTGTGGTTCATTCTTCTTTGGGACTCGCTGAAAAATTTATTTTACATCTTTTATCGGTTTTTGGAATCACATTCGCAATTTATCATTTTCTAATACGTCCTTTTTACTGGACCAACTTGATTTTGGGAAATCAAACACAGGCTAAAAAGAACACCTAAGGAGTATTTCTTGAACCCGAATCTAAAAAAAAAATTTCTAAAACTTATCAAAATCAAATCGGACGTAACTCTGTTAATTCCTATATTTCTGTTTTTAGTCTGCTGTAAAAGTGGAGACTTTTCTTTACTTTCTTCTCCAATCAATCGAGAAAAAAACGGAACCGAAATTGTTAAGTTTAGTATCCATCCTTACAAAGGAACCGTAATACGTTTGGAAGAGGAGATTCTTCCTTTTAAGGTTTTAGAAACGGATAAAAATATCGCTTTGGTCGAAATGGCAATTCCCATTTATAAGGACGGGAAGGAAATAGAATTAAAACTTTCTTCTCCAGGTTTTCAGAATTCGTCTTACCGTATTAGAAAGCCGGAAGAGTTAAATGAAAAACTGATAGCTCTGGATAAAGAGGGCATAACGCATCGTTTTATCTCAAGATTTAAAACGGGATCTCAACCCAAAAGCGTTCGATTTATTGACAATACTAGACTTGCGATTCCTCTTTTAGAAGATGAAGGTATGGACGTTTTGGATATAAATTCCGGTCAAACCGTCAGACTTTCTCCTCCCGAAAAATACAAAAAAAAATTGGGTTTTGTGGAAACGATTTCGATTCCGGAGCACAACGAACTCTGGGTCAGTCAGATGCAGGCGAATGCGGTTCACGTGTTCGATTTAAAAACTTTAGAGTATAAAGCGACAGTCGATCTAACCGGTAAGTGGTCTAAAATTCTTCTTTATGATCCGATCCGAGATTTGGTCTATTGTTCCAATTGGATCAGTGAAGATATTTCTGTTATCGATAGAAAAACAAAAACAGAAACTCGTAAAACGGATAAGATCGGTTTACCTCGCGGGCTTCTTCTTTCGAAAGACGGTAAAGAATTATACATTGCCCAATTCTCCGCAAGCAATCAGGAATCTGGAGGTGGTAGACTCGGAATCTATTCCATGGATAAGGAAAAACTCATCGATACAATCGGTCCTCCTGGAAACAAACGCCATATCGTTTCGGGCAATACTGAAAATAAGATTTATGTTTCTGATATGTGTTGTAGCAAGATCGAAGTTTATGATTTAAAAGAAAAAAAAGTCCAAAAGTCGATTCCTGTATTCGATAAACCGAATACGATTGCTCTTTCTCCTGACGGAAAGTATCTTTATGTTTCTTGTAGAGGTCCTAATCATCCAACCGAAGGTTATCTCAAAAAAGGTTTGATACTTGGAAGAGTTTACGTCATTGACACGACTACAGACACGGTTAAGGAATTTTGGGAAGCTGGTAATCAACCTACTGGTCTTGACGTTTCACCCGACAACCGTTACTTAGTGATCTCAGATTTTTTGGATCATCAAATTCGAGTTTATCGTAGGAATGGTTTTTAAGTCTCCAACAGTTTTTTACTAAAAAACTGTTGCATTTGAGAATTCAACCAAAAACATGTCTCTTACCGGGCCTGTAGCTCAGCTGGTTAGAGCACACGCTTGATAAGCGTGGGGTCATGTGTTCAAATCACATCAGGCCCAGCCGGTATTGACAAGGGGCTTTAGCTCAGCTGGGAGAGCATCTGATTTGCATTCAGAAGGTCGTCGGTTCGATCCCGACAAGCTCCAATCGAATTTTACAATATCGATTCGGTTCACATCTACTTCCTTTTAAAATTTAAAGATACAATTCGATTTAGGTTTTTATCCACTATATTCTATTTTTTGAATTTAGTTTAACTTATGTCGGCGTAAATTTTTCAGAGTTATTCGTAAAAATTACGTTGAACTTACGTTATATCAATCTCAAACGCTAAATAACGTGAGCAGGAACGTAAGGAATCTGTTCTCTAAAATTTTGTTTTACCGCGAAAAAATAGATGTGGAAACTCTTACAAACCTTGAAATTACCGTAAATACTAAACTGTGGGAACTACCACTTTTAGAAAATTCGTTCTCATTTTCTAACGCCCTGCTCACATTAAACACATACTAGAATAAAAACGAGATTCCTAATCGTCGTTGTAAGATTTTTTAGGTTTGATCTTATTTTACAACTTTGTTGGGTCTCTGGTGTTCATTGCTATTTATTTTAATGTGAATTCTATGTAAGAAAATCTGAGCGAATCTGGTTTGCCATAAGTGGGCTCTTTAGCTCTGGTCAATAAATTGCATACAGGAAACATTATATAACAATTATCTTTAGTTTCAATTTAAAACGCGATCTGTCGAGTGTCCGTAGAAGCGAGGCGGCTTTAGTTTGAAAGAGCGTGTTCCCCGTATCGATTCCTAAAATGTGGGAACTACCACAAATCACGATTTTACGAAAAATTTTCTCATGTTATTTTTTATAATTTTGAGTAGGATCAAAACGGGTAGTTCCCGCAGATTACGTCTTTCTGGTGTATCTTTTTACTGTTAGGATAGCAAGTAGTTCCTACATTTTTAGAAATTTTGGAACGGACTTTACGTCGTTCTTTTTTGTTTGGTTACTACTTGGACAATATTACTCTGAACCTGTTTCAAAACTTAGAATGTGGGATCTCACACAAAAAAGCCAACGATTTCAAGTTAGATATAATTTTTTGAGAATTTCTGCGTTTTTGTAAAATCTCATTCATTTTCTGATACTATTTTTATGCGTCTGAGTAGTATTCCTCAGAAACGAAAAAATTTTCGGTTGAGTTAGCTCATGGTAAAATTGGTGTAAACGTATTCAATATTCCTAAATTACCTAAGAAAATTCATCTTGTTCTTAGAAACGACGATTGTGTTTATTATGTAGTTCGTGGAAACCTTCAACTTACCTTACCTGGAGCCGAACCTATAATGTTACAATCAGAAGAGGTTCTTTTTATACCATCCGGGATCGTACATTCGATTTCTTCTGATAAAGTAAATTCAAAAGTACTAATGATAAAGAGTTCCAATACTTCTGAAGTGGAATACTTACAAGAATCGGAAATTACACTTCAACTTTAAACAAGATTTTGACGTTTCTATGATTGGGCGTTTGGCAAAAAATTCTATAGAAACAATCCCAAATAATGAGTGTATGAAATTTTTAGAAAGGGTATTCACTGTCGTATCGTCGCCGCGTAGTTTTGGACTTTTTGGAAAAATTTAGGATCTTCTAATACGGAAGCGAATACGTCGAACTCGTTTTTTAAATTTTCGTATAAGTTCCCCATGAAATAATTATTCGAGATTCCTTTTAATGTGGATAACATATTCAAATTCCATTGTGAAAGTTTAGAAGCGACTTGGATCGAGTGTTGTAATATGTCATCTCCTTCATAAATCTCGTCTATAATTCCCAAATTTAAAGCTTGAGAGGATCGAATCGGATCTCCTTTTAAAGTCAAACTTAAAGATTTGTTAGGCCCAACTTTTCTGGCGAGTGTGGTGATCAGAGGTGGACCTCCAAATCGGATTTCTGGTCTGAAAAGAATCGCCTTTTTTTCAGAGATGATGTAGTCTCCACAAAGAGCCAGATCAAAACCTCCCGCGGATGCAAATCCCTTTAATATTGTAACCACTGGTTTTGGAAAACTATAAAGTGCATAATGATATTCTAATATTCTGTGTCGAAAGGATTCTAATTTTGTTTGAACCACTTCCTCTAAATCGTATCCACTTGAAAAGTGTTTGCCTGAAGAATTGAGTAGAATCGCCTTTACGGATTCGTTATTTGCGTTTACATTGAATACATTTTCAAGTTCGTCTCTAATTTGTACGTTTAGTGAGTTGGATTTTTCGGGGCGATTGAGGGTTACGATTAAAACCTGATCTCTAATTTCGGTAAGTAAACACTGATATTTCATTTTTTTTGATCCTTTTAAACTCGAGCTAAACGCGCATGATCTTAATTTTGAAGATACTCTATGCAAGAAAAATTTAAAGTGTGCTTGGGTCTTTTTTCCGGGAAAGAATTAGCTGGCAAGAAGCGCTAACAAAAATAAGACGGATTTACGATTATTTATTTTCGATGTATAAAAACTTAAAAAGAATTTAACCATAATGATTTGTGAAATTTAGAATATACTGTTAATATGATATTTCTAAAAAACGAATTTTTCTTGTGATTTATTATGTGGAGTTCAATGTTTTGCACTTGCTACTTGGGCATATAAAATGGTATCAATGGGTAATTTGCGAAATATGTAGACGTTTTCAAATATTGCACCTAACTTGGAATTCATGGTTTTTGAGGGAAAGCTATGGTTATAACTTTTTTGGAAACGAATTCATAGTGTTATTTTTATATGTGATAGTAGTAAACATACTTACAATAAAATTATTGATTTTTTATCGTATTTTTTACTCATTCGGATATATTAGAATACCATAAATTCTGAAAAAAGCTGTATTTCGGAAACTGAATATTGGAAATCCATTTTGTAGCTTAGAGTAGTAAAAAATTTAGTCATAATCATTTTTCTGTTGAAAGTAGATTTAATTGATCTAAAAAATTGACTGCAAAACTTCCAGAGCCTTTTGATATTTTTGCGGAACGTGTGCCTGCAATCGCAAAAACTGCGGATGCAGATGCGGTTGCTCTTAGAGGATCTTTTTGTACTCCTAAAAAAGACGCGATTACTCCTCCTAGGGAACAGCCGACTCCAGTTACCTGGGTCATGATCGGATCTCCTCCGCTGATCGAAATGGTTTCTTTTCCATCGGTTACGTAATCCACTTCTCCACTGATTGCAATTACGGCCCCCGTTTTTTCGGCGAGTATCCGAGCAAAAGGTAAGGCGTCAGAAGAAATGGCCGTGGAATCAACTCCCTTTCCCCCTCCTTCTGTTCCGGCTAACGCTAGTATTTCGGATGCGTTTCCTCGAATTACGGTCGGTTTGAAGTTGAGCAGTTCTTTTGCTAATTCTGTTCTAAATCCGAGCGCTCCCACGGCTACTGGATCTAATACCCAGGGCGTTTTTGCTTGATGAGCTACTTCTGCTGCGATTTTCATAGCTATCGCATCGTTAGAGGTTACTGTGCCTATATTGATTAACAACCCTCTTGCAATTTTTGCAAATTCTCCTGCTTCCTCTTTTGCGATCACCATAGCAGGAGAAGAACCAACTGCAAGTAACACATTTGCCGTCCAATTGGTTACCACTATGTTAGTCATAACATGTGTTAGGGGAGATTGTTTTCTGAGTTCGGATAGATCTTCGATGATCTCTTTTGCTGGCCAGTTTCTTTCTATGATTGTAGATTTTGACACGATTTTATTTTCAAGACTGAATGAATCTTGTAAAGAACTTTACTTTTTGAATTGGATTGAATGTTCGAAAGAATATTGTGATTTTTTTGAAAATCATTTAACTTTTGAAATCTATGAATAGTTCGAACTTTTTGTTGTTAGAGTTGTTGAAAAATTTCATAGTTCGATTAACAAAACTGCTTCAGTTGGCCGTTTCCATGGAATAGAAACATATGGAGAATTAATTTTTCAATAAATTCTATTCTCAAAAAGGTTTGGATGATTTGATTTACATTGAAAAATCGTAGATTCTATAAAATCTAAGAATAAAGATTTAAAATCCAATTTTATCGTAAAACCGTAGTTTGGCGACTATGATCAATTACTGAAATTTCATTTCTTTAAAAGTGAAATTTTAATTTGATTTGTATATTCTGATTTTTTTCTATATGATATATAAAGAATTTAGAATGTCTATAAAAAACGTTTTAGACCAAATGAAATATTTATAGCTATTAAACATAGTGTTTAAACAATTTACTACTCTAAGCTGAGATTTATTTTAGAATTTATGATATTTTATAGAGTTTTTTTAATCTCTAGAAAATTGAGTGTCTGTAAATAGAGTTGTTGAAAAATTCCATAGTGGCGTTTAACAAAACTGCTTCAATTGCCGATTTGCATAAAATAGAAACAGATGGAGAATTAATTTTATCATAAAACGCTGATTCTATGTAAAATATTAGGTACCTTATTATATAGTTATGAGTAACACGAATTCTAATGCGAAAGCGATTGAAACGTAGAGAAACTCATGCAACGCTCTCTACCATAACCAACCCCACAAGTTGAATAGGATTTTAGAATCAAAATTGAACTAAAGCAAAACGCTTTTTACGAAAGCGTTTTAGATCGCTCGAAGTAACTAAAGCTGTCTCGCTTCTACGGTCGCTCGAAGTAACTCAGCGTCTCGCTTCTACGGTCGCTCGACAGGTTGTGTTCTAAATTGTAATTTAAAACTAAATATCGTATTACGTTTCTTTTATGCAATTGATTGACTGGAGCTAAAGAGCATGGTCCGACAAAGCTGGATTCGCCTCGTTTTTTTCGTAAATTCACAGGGTTGAAGTGTAAACTATTGGATTGATACTTTATTGGTTTGGTTTTTTATTATATAGTTTCGAGTTGTGGTATTTCTGTTTTTATAATTGTGAGTTTTTTGATCTGTTCAGTTTCTATATTTTTCATCTTGAAACAATCGATAAATCTTTTTATTTTTATTCTTCCGGCTTGACCTTTTAGATCGTTTAAAATTAAGTTTTCGAACGCATTCTAAAAATATAATTCTCCGTTAAGTGTTTACTTTCGGTAGAAGGAGTAAGTATGGATTTTACAATTCCTCAAGAAGTTGAAGAGATCAAAAAAAGAGTCCGAGACTTTGTTGATAATTTTGCAATTCCTGCCGAAGTTCACTATGATTACGATCACGGTAGGATGCCCGAAAAAATCACGGAAGAACTTAGAAAAAAAGTTAAGGATCTAGGGCTTTGGACTCCCCATCTTCCAAAATCGGAAGGAGGGCTTGGTTTAGATATGGTCGGAACTGCGATCATCTTTTCTGAGTTAGGTCGTTCTCCGATTGCCCCTTTTCTCTGCAATTGTGACGCTCCCGACGAAGGAAATATGCATCTTCTTCATATAGCCGCGAACAAAGATCAAAAAGAAAAATTTTATTATCCGCTCATTCAAGGAAAGATTCGTTCTGCTTTTGCGATGACGGAACCTCCCCCCGGTGCGGGAGCTGATCCTCAAACTTTGACCACCAATGCGGTTAAACAAGGAAACGAATACGTGATCAACGGACATAAATGGTTTTGCACCGGTGCAAACGGCGCGGA
This genomic window from Leptospira kirschneri serovar Cynopteri str. 3522 CT contains:
- a CDS encoding Crp/Fnr family transcriptional regulator — translated: MKVTESMIEKLGVEFKESDIIFEENQEAEEMYLIVNGKVGIHKKVKEAYKLLVELKEGDMFGEMALIDRTPRSARAVAKTDVSLIAINESAFFNLIRTNPGFSMKIVKILTSRLRETNKTIATLLKADKKNLVTSALINFSQTYGTQDGSICKIPLNHFIRWAILRVGLEHKDLVSAINLLVKDKMVEQKKEDPATLILRDSLFKYTVDV
- a CDS encoding acyltransferase family protein, with amino-acid sequence MNLKSILSKTRKRLFYLDNLRSFALLTGLVFHVAIVYAAEIKYPLRNEQRSEIFDVFGEWVHVFRMPLFFFLSGYFTEAIFRTKTLKEFLKMRIFRIFIPTLVGILLFAPMQSYVSLLQAGTKISYFDFYFRIFLNYNVRPSHLWFLYFLILFTILHILTRRITLPLAFLLNKESDQKSFIQEFKTIIVFTFISFVGTCMINFYFLKDESWFAIEPVNFVYNFTFFLCGSFLISKETFLLEPQLDRFWIWTPLALLSFWGFYEISRIDPFWSYFGYTGNWRRILHIFSKCASGWLMIRLLIGIFQKFFDFKNDRTEYMRTASLPIYLLHHPVSLLAGYFVVHSSLGLAEKFILHLLSVFGITFAIYHFLIRPFYWTNLILGNQTQAKKNT
- a CDS encoding YncE family protein; translated protein: MNPNLKKKFLKLIKIKSDVTLLIPIFLFLVCCKSGDFSLLSSPINREKNGTEIVKFSIHPYKGTVIRLEEEILPFKVLETDKNIALVEMAIPIYKDGKEIELKLSSPGFQNSSYRIRKPEELNEKLIALDKEGITHRFISRFKTGSQPKSVRFIDNTRLAIPLLEDEGMDVLDINSGQTVRLSPPEKYKKKLGFVETISIPEHNELWVSQMQANAVHVFDLKTLEYKATVDLTGKWSKILLYDPIRDLVYCSNWISEDISVIDRKTKTETRKTDKIGLPRGLLLSKDGKELYIAQFSASNQESGGGRLGIYSMDKEKLIDTIGPPGNKRHIVSGNTENKIYVSDMCCSKIEVYDLKEKKVQKSIPVFDKPNTIALSPDGKYLYVSCRGPNHPTEGYLKKGLILGRVYVIDTTTDTVKEFWEAGNQPTGLDVSPDNRYLVISDFLDHQIRVYRRNGF
- a CDS encoding enoyl-CoA hydratase/isomerase family protein, with the protein product MKYQCLLTEIRDQVLIVTLNRPEKSNSLNVQIRDELENVFNVNANNESVKAILLNSSGKHFSSGYDLEEVVQTKLESFRHRILEYHYALYSFPKPVVTILKGFASAGGFDLALCGDYIISEKKAILFRPEIRFGGPPLITTLARKVGPNKSLSLTLKGDPIRSSQALNLGIIDEIYEGDDILQHSIQVASKLSQWNLNMLSTLKGISNNYFMGNLYENLKNEFDVFASVLEDPKFFQKVQNYAATIRQ
- the thiM gene encoding hydroxyethylthiazole kinase translates to MSKSTIIERNWPAKEIIEDLSELRKQSPLTHVMTNIVVTNWTANVLLAVGSSPAMVIAKEEAGEFAKIARGLLINIGTVTSNDAIAMKIAAEVAHQAKTPWVLDPVAVGALGFRTELAKELLNFKPTVIRGNASEILALAGTEGGGKGVDSTAISSDALPFARILAEKTGAVIAISGEVDYVTDGKETISISGGDPIMTQVTGVGCSLGGVIASFLGVQKDPLRATASASAVFAIAGTRSAKISKGSGSFAVNFLDQLNLLSTEK